The following DNA comes from Streptomyces sp. NBC_00690.
GGTAGTTCCGGCACCCGCCAGCCGGGATCGGGACGCCAGTGCTCCCATCCCTCGGAGAACGGCGCCCCCCAGGCGTTGATGACCTCCACGGCGGCCAGCCCCGCGGCCCTGACCTGCACGGCCTTCTGGGCTTCCATCAGACCCACCCGCTGCGCCTGGTCGAACTCGTCCTCGTCCTCCCAGCGCCAACTGCGGTCGGGATAGACGCAGATGTCCAGGAAGTGATCCTCGGAGTCGATGCCGTCCGCCCAACGGGTCCGCGGCTCCTCCAGGTTCACGTACCAGTTCTTGAACCGCCAGCCCGGCTCCCAGAACAGCCAGACCGACCAGGGTTCGCCCGGTCGGGCCAACTTGAGCACACCTGTGCCAAACCAGTGGTCGCGCTTGACCGTGCGCGGAGCCGTGTAGCGGGTGGCGAGCGGCTGTTCGTGGACGGGGGTGCCGTCCACGAGCACCGGCTTCACGCACTCCGTACCCGGAGCCATCCACACGGCCAGCACATCGGCGGTGTCCTGGACGACGGTGACGGGGCGGCAGATGTCCACCCCGTAATGACCCGCCAGGTCCGGGGCATGGCCGCGATAGCGCCAGAGGATGTGGTCTCCGGGGCTCCAGCGTTCAATGCGTTCCGTGCCTGTCATGAGCAGATTTTAGGAGTACGGCACACCTGTCCGTACCGGATCTTCACAACGGCGCGCCCGGGCGGGCCGACCAGCCGGCTGGGAACAGCCCTCAGGGCCGGGTCATCCGCAACACGTCGAGCGCCTCGTCCAACTGCTCCAGCGTCAGCGCCCCGCGGTCCACGTACCCGGACTCCAGGACGACTTCGCGGATGGTCTTGCGCTCCGCGAGCGACTTCTTGGCGACCTTCGCCGCCTCCTCGTACCCGATGTACTTGTTGAGCGGGGTGACCACGGACGGCGACGACTCGGCGTACTCCCTGGCCCGTTCGACATTGGCGGTGATGCCGTCGACCGTGCGGTCGGCGAGCAACCGGGACGCATTGGCCAGCAGGCGCACCGACTCCAGCAGATTGCGGGCCAGCACCGGCAGCATCACGTTCAGTTCGAAATTGCCGGCCGCACCCGCGACCGTGACCGTGGTGTCGTTGCCGATCACCTGGGCCGCGACCATCAACACGGCCTCGGGGATCACCGGATTGACCTTGCCCGGCATGATCGAAGAACCCGGCTGGAGATCGGGCAGATTGATTTCGGCCAATCCGGTGCGTGGGCCGCTGGCCATCCAGCGCAGATCGTTGGCGATCTTGGTGAGGGACACGGCGATCGTGCGCAACTGGCCGGAGGTCTCCACCAGGGCGTCCCGGGCGCCCTGCGCCTCGAAGTGGTCCCGGGCCTCAGTCAGCGGAAGCCCCGTGGACCGTGCGACCTCGGCGATCACGGCCGCGGAGAACCCGGGCGGGGTGTTGATGCCGGTGCCCACCGCGGTCCCCCCGAGGGGCAGTTCGGCCAGCCTCGGCAGCGCCGATACCAGCCGCTCCACCCCGTAGCGGACCTGTGCCGCATAGCCGCTGAACTCCTGGCCCAGCGTGACGGGCGTGGCGTCCATCAGATGCGTGCGCCCGGACTTGACCACCTCGGAGAACTCGACCGACTTGCGCTCCAGCGACGCCGCCAGGTGCTCCAGGGCCGGGATCAGATCGGCGGTGACGGCCGCGGTGGCCGCGATGTGGATGGAGGAGGGGAAGACGTCGTTGGACGACTGGGAGGCGTTCACATGGTCGTTCGGGTGGACCGGGCGCCCCAGGCGCTCACCCGCGAGCGTGGCCAGCACCTCGTTGGTGTTCATGTTCGACGAGGTGCCGGAGCCGGTCTGGAAGACATCGACGGGGAAGTGGTCGTCCCACCGCCCGTCGGCGACCTCCGCCGCCGCATCCACGATCGCCCGCGCGATGTCCTTGTCGAGCACTCCGAGTTCGGCGTTGACCTCGGCGGCAGCCGCCTTGATCCGGGCCAGGGCCTCAATGTGCGCGCGCTCCAGCCGCTGCCCCGAGATGGGGAAGTTCTCCAGTGCCCGCTGGGTCTGGGCGCGCCACTTGGCGTCCACGGGCACCCGCACCTCGCCCATGGAATCGCGCTCGATGCGGTGGTCGGCGGCGTCGGTCATCGGGACGGTACCTCCAGCTCTGGGGGCCCGCCGGGCGCGGTCCCCCGCGGATAGGTGAGCGGTTGTCCGGTTCCGGCTATTCCCCGCTGCGTTTACCGACCAGTAAATACCCGAGCGCAAAAACCCGAGCGCCCGACACGGGGGCGCGACCGACCCACAGCGCGCGCTGAGCTACAGGGTCGTTCCGCGACGGGCGTCGGGGCACCCGTAGTGAAGGCCGGGGCCGTGGCCCCTGCCGGGGCGACCCCGCCCGGCCCTGAAGACCCCGACCCCATAGACCCCGACGACCCTAGAGACCCCGACCCTAAAGACCCGGTCCGCGTACCGGGATCGACGTGAAGGTCGGAGCCGGAGCCGGCTCGGTGAAGAAGTCGTTCCCCTTGTCGTCGACCACGATGAACGCCGGGAAGTCCTCCACCTCGATCCGCCACACGGCCTCCATCCCCAACTCCTCGTACTCGACGACCTCGACCTTCTTGATGCAGTCCTGCGCCAGCCGCGCCGCAGGCCCACCGATCGATCCCAGGTAGAAGCCGCCGTGCGCGCCGCACGCCTCGGTGACCTGCCGGGAGCGATTGCCCTTCGCCAGCATCACCTTCGAGCCGCCCGCGGCCTGGAACTGCTCCACGTACGAGTCCATCCGGCCCGCGGTCGTCGGCCCGAAGGAACCGGATGCGTACCCCTCGGGGGTCTTCGCCGGGCCCGCGTAGTACACCGGGTGGTCCTTCAGGTACTGCGGCATCTCCTCGCCCGCGTCCAGTCGTTCCTTGATCTTCGCGTGGGCGATGTCACGGGCGACCACCAGCGGGCCGGTGAGCGACAGACGGGTCTTGACCGGGTACTTCGTCAGCTCGGCGAGCACGTCGTCCATCGGGCGGTTGAGGTCGACGCGCACGACGTCGGCGTCGGCGAGGTGATCATCGGTGGTGTCCGGCAGGAACCGCGCGGGGTCGGTCTCCAACTGCTCCAGGAAGACACCATCGGCAGTGATCTTCGCCACGGCCTGTCGGTCCGCCGAACAGGACACCGCGATGGCCACGGGCAGCGAGGCACCGTGCCGCGGCAGTCGTACGACCCGGACGTCGTGGCAGAAGTACTTGCCGCCGAACTGCGCCCCGATGCCGATCTTCTGCGTCAGCTCGAAGACCTTCTCCTCCAGCTCCTTGTCCCGGAAGCCGTGCCCGGTGGGGGAGCCCTCGGATGGCAGTTCGTCCAGATAGTGCGCGGAGGCGTACTTCGCTGTCTTCAGCGCGAACTCCGCCGACGTACCGCCGACCACGATCGCCAGGTGGTACGGGGGACACGCGGCCGTGCCCAGCGAGCGGATCTTCTCCTCCAGGAACTTCATCATGGAGGACTCGTTCAGGACGGCCTTGGTCTCCTGGTAGAGGAAGGACTTGTTCGCCGAACCGCCGCCCTTGGCCATGAAGAGGAACTTGTACGCGCCGCCGTCGCTCGCGTAGAGCTCGATCTGCGCCGGGAGGTTGGAGCCGGTGTTCTTCTCCTCCCACATGGTCAGCGGTGCCATCTGCGAGTAGCGCAGATTGAGCTTGGTGTACGCGTCGAAGACGCCGAGCGACAGCGCCTCCTCGTCCCGGCCCTCGGTCAGGACGTTCTGACCGCGCTTCCCCATCACGATCGCCGTACCGGTGTCCTGGCACATGGGCAGCACGCCCGCGGCGGCGATGTTGGCGTTCTTGAGCAGGTCCAGCGCGACGAACTTGTCGTTGGACGACGCCTCGGGGTCGTCCACGATCCGTCGCAGCTGCGCCAGGTGCGCCGGCCGCAGATAGTGTGAAATGTCGTGCATCGCCTCGGCGGCGAGCCGGCGCAGGGCTTCCGGCTCGACCTTGAGGAACGTCCGTCCGTCGGCCTCGAAGGTGGAGACGCCCTCGGCGGTCACCCGTCGATAGGACGTGGTGTCCTCTCCCAGGGGGAGCAGGTCGGTGTAGGCGAACGCCGGGCTGGATGGGCGGGGGACTAGAGACATTGCGGCCATTCCTCACTCGGCGGGCAGCGACGCAGCCTCCGTCGGCGGCGCGCCCTCCAGCGTAGAACGCGGTCCGACGCGACTTCTGGTGAGGTAAGGCTCAGTAGAGAAAGCGCTGGCAGAGTGCCGTTCATCGACCTCGGAACGGTGTTGCCCCTAGTCGCGATCTATCGCGTTTAGCTACCCTTGTCCCGTGGACCTCGAAAAGCACCCCCAGAAGCCCGCCGTCCCAGCGGAGCGCGGCGTTGCCCCGAGCGCGCCCGGTGCGATCCGCGCATCCGACGCGGATCGCGACCGGATCGCCGACATCCTCCGGGACGCCCTGGCCGAAGGGCGGTTGGACGCCGAGGAGCATTCCGAGCGGATCGACGCGGTCTACCGCGCCAAGACCGTCGGTGAACTCCAGCCGCTGGTGCAGGACCTGCCCACCACGCGCAAGGGCTCCGAGGCGGCCGGCTACTCCTACGGGCCCGAAGACCCGACGGGCGAGACGGAGAACCTGATCGCCGTGTTCTCCAGCTCCACCCGCAAGGGCCGCTGGCGGGTCGGCCGTCGCACCAACGCCTTCTCCCTGTTCGGCAGCGTGGAGATCGACCTCACGCAGGCGTTGTTCCAGCAGCGGGTGACAGTGATCAATGCAACATCGATTTTCGGCAATGTTGAAGTGCGCGTGCCCGAGAACATCACGTTGCGCGGCAACGGCAGTGGCATCTTCGGCAACTTCGAGGTCCGCGGCCTGGAGGCCGCGGACCCTGAGGCCCCCGTGGTCGTCGTCAACGGATACTCGGTCTTCGGCAATGTCGAGGCGAAGGCGAAGCGGGGCCGTCGGGTCTCCGACCTCCAGCACCGCCTGAAGAAGTTCCTGGGCTAGGCAGGGTCTGGCAGTCCCGTCTGCACGGTGACGCCCCGGTCGCAATCCCTCTGTGCCCAGCGGCTGACCGCAGGTGTCAAGCCCCTGGCTGGATTTCGGTCGCGAACGGCTGTGTGGGCTTCCGCGGAGGTGGAACTCGATGCCACTCAGTGCATAGGCGTGCGCACAGCGGGTAGGGAGAGCTGCATCGTCTCTCGCTCGCGAAGCCGTCGTCAGGAGTAGACCGTGCTGCAACTGCCGTACCAGTCCTTGCAGGTGGCCGCTGTACCGCCTCAGCGTGCGCCCGCTCGGGAAGACCAGGACGGCCCCTGGCATGCGGAGGCGGTGTGCCGTCGGGACGAGGCCGGACTGTTCTTCGCACCCTCCAAGGAGCCCACGGCCGCACGGCTGTCGCGCGAAGAGGCCGCGAAGAGGGTCTGCGGGCGCTGCCCGGTGATGGTCGAGTGTCGGGAGCACGCGCTGCTCCAGCCCGAGCCCTACGGAGTGTGGGGCGGACTGACCGCGGCTGAGCGGCGGGTGGTGCTCGCCCGGCGCAGGCGGCGGGACGTGGAGACCAAGAAGTCACAGTCCGCGGCTTGAGCGGGAAGCGGGAGCGCCGGGCCCACGGTCGCCCGGCACCGCGAGGACGGACGCTTCGCCGGCTGACCCCCTCGTACGCGCCCACTGGTGTCGCTGAGAGACCCGACACCCGGTGAACGCCCTACGGGATGAGCTTGGAGTGCCTTCCCCCTGCGCGTGATCTGGGCCGTACGGTCTGCGAACACCGGCTCAGGGGCACCCCTGGGAATGGTTGGGGGCGCCCCTGCTCGCGATGGGGCCGGCGGTGTCGGCAGCGACCGAATGCCACTCACGATGTGTGGTCGAACCGCAGTCGCACTACTGCGTCTCGGCCTGAACTACTGCATCGGTCTGGACTACTGCACTGGTTTGAACTACTGCATCGTTTTCAACTACTGCGCGCGGTCGAAGTCGATCTGGCTGTACGCGCGCAGCTTGGACAGCCGGTGGGTGGAGTCGATCTGGCGGATCGTGCCCGACTTGGACCGCATGACGAGCGACTGCGTGGTGGCGGTCTCCGCGCGGTACCGCACCCCGCGCAGCAACTCCCCGTCCGTGATGCCGGTGGCGACGAAGAAGACATTGTCCCCGCGCACGAGGTCGTCGGTGGCGAGCACCCGGTCGAGGTCATGGCCGGCGTCCAGGGCCTTCTGGCGCTCGGCTTCGTCCTTGGGCCAGAGCTTGCCCTGGATCGTGCCGCCGAGACACTTGATCGCACAGGCGGTGATGATGCCTTCCGGCGTACCGCCCACGCCCATGAGCATGTCGACGCCCGTACCCTCCCGTACGGCCATGATCGCGCCGGCCACATCGCCGTCGGAGATGAACTTGATGCGTGCGCCGGTCTCCCGGATCTCCTTCACGATGCTCTCGTGGCGCGGGCGGTCCAGGATGACGACCGTCACGTCCTCGGGCGATGACCGCTTCGCCTTGGCGACGCGGCGGATGTTCACCGACACGGGGGCGTTGATGTCGACGAAGTCGGCGGCTTCCGGGCCGGTGACGAGTTTGTCCATGTAGAAGACCGCGGACGGGTCGAACATGGCGCCGCGGTCGGCCGCCGCGAGAACGGCGATGGCGTTCGGCATGCCCCGGGCGGTCAGGGTCGTGCCGTCGATCGGGTCCACGGCGATGTCGCACTCGGCACCAGTGCCATCACCGATGCGCTCGCCGTTGAAGAGCATCGGGGCTTCGTCCTTCTCACCTTCACCGATGACGACGATGCCGTTCATCGACACGGTGTGGACGAGGGTCCGCATGGCCTTGACGGCCGCACCGTCCGCGCCGTTCTTGTCACCGCGTCCGACCCATCGGCCCGCGGCCATGGCGGCGGCCTCGGTGACCCTGACCAGCTCCAGGGCGAGGTTGCGATCGGGGGCCTCGGGCGAGACCTCCAGCTGGGACGGCAGATTGTGCTCGGTCATCGGAGCGCACCTTTCTGTACGACGACGGCCGGATATAGAGGGTGCTGTGACTCTATCTGTACGTCGATAAAATGAGCAGTGGGGCCCACGTTTGAGCGCCGACCACGGATGCGACGATGGTGTGCGTGGCAGGTATGCGAGGCAAGCAGACGGTTCGGGACATGGTGCTCTCGATGGTGGTCATCGGGGCCGTCGTCGGTGTGACGTACATCTTCATCCCCCGTGACGATACGAAGGACCCGATCAAGCGGGTCGACTACTCGATCGAGTTGGTGACCGCCCAACGCGCGGCGCCCTACCCGGTGGTCGCGCCCCAGGGTCTGCCGAAGGCGTGGAAGCCCACTTCGGTGACCTACAACCGGAGTGACTCCAACGCCTGGCACCTCGGGTTCCTGGACCCGAAGCGCGAGTACGTCGCCGTGGAGCAGTCGACCGCGCCGTTCAAGAAGTACGTCGGACGGGTCACCCATCACGCCGAGGACACCGGCCGGACCCGGCAGGTCAACGGCGAGAGCTGGCAGATCTGGGAGGGGCCCAAGTACGACGCCCTGGTGCGCGCGGGCAAGGGCGCGACGACCGTGGTCACCGGCACCGCCCCGTTCGACCGGCTCGCCGAGATGGCAGCCGCGCTCAAGGTGAAGACCCCCAAGCCCGTGGGCGCCGCCTGACCGGCCCGCCCCTACACATGAAAGGGCCGCCGCACCCAGCAGGGGTGCGGCGGCCCTTTCATGCTCGGGAGCCTGGTCAGACCGTGGTGACCACGTCGTTGTAGGCCAGTCGCGGCGAGCGCGGGAAGGCGGCGTCCTCACCGGGCTTGCCGATGTTGACGATCATGAGCGGGGTGTGGTCGGCGTCCAGGAACTCCTTTTGGACGCTGGAGAAGTCGAAGCCGGTCATCGGGCCCGCGGCAAGACCCGCCGCACGGACGCCGACGATGAAGTACGCGGCCTGGAGCGCGGCGTTCAGGCTGGCCGCCTCCTCACGAACCGGACGCTCGGCGAAGAAGACGTCCTTGGCCTGCGGGAAGTGCGGCAGCAGGGACGGGAGCTCCTCGTGGAACTCATTGTCGGCGGCGAGGATCGCCACGAGCGGAGCGGTGCCGGTCTTGTCCTGGTTGCCCTCCCACATGTGGGGGACCAGGCGCTCACGGGCCTCCGCGGAGCGCACCAGGACCACCCGCAGGGGGTTCTGGTTGAAGGCGGTCGGTCCGAACTTGACCAGGTCGTAGATCGCCTGGATCTGCTCATCGGTCACCGGCTCGTCGGTGAAGGTGTTGGCAGTGCGTGCCTCGCGGAAGAGGAGGTCCTGGGCGGTGGGGTCAAGGACGATGCTCATGCTCGGAGTGCCTTTCGGTGCTCGTGGGGGTGTACGACCGGGCATAACCGTAGCCGAATACATTAAATTTCAACTAATGGCTTGGTTGTGACGACCCTCACCCGCCCGCTGCGGCCCCGCGCACCCCTCACCAGGGCTTTTAGTCGTTTTCGGCGTCACCCTCGTCCGACTCGGGACCTGCCAGCGCGGCATCCAGCCGAGCCCGGGCACCCTCCAGCCAACGGCGGCAGACCTTGGCCAGCTCCTCGCCCCGCTCCCAGAGCGCCAATGACTCCTCCAGCGTCGTGCCCCCCGCCTCCAGCCGGCGCACCACCTCGATCAACTCGTCCCGCGCCTGCTCATAGCCCAGCGCCGCTTCATCCGTCTTCGCAGCCATGCCAACCACCCTTAGATCCCGGACCCGAGGTCCTGTTCCACCGTCCATACGAGCCCGTCGAAGCCCATGGACCGCTTGGCCCGTGCTCGATGCGCTCCCCGCACCGGCCCTGCTCACCTGGGGCGGGCTCCGCCCCGATGGCGCAGCCCGCGGGCCTCACTCCACGACCCGCACCGCGAACTCGCCCTCGAAGACCCGAGCCCGCAACTCTTCCCCTCCGCCCACCTCGCCCGGCGCACGCACCACCGCACCATCGGCACGCTGAAGCACCGCATACCCCCGCTCCAGCGTGGCCGCCGGAGAGAGCGAGACCACCCGCGCCCGGGTGTGGGAAAGCTCGGACTCCGCACGGTCCAGGAGATGCCCGAGCACCCGTCGACTGCGCGCCACCAGCGCATCCACCTCGGCCTCCCGCTCGTCCACCATCCGGTGGGGCCGCTCCATGGCCGGCCGTCCCAGCGCATGGGCCAGACCGCGCTCCTCGCGCTCCAACAGCCCACGGACCGTCCGCAGCGCCCGGTCCCGCAACTGGCGCACCCGCTCCAACTCCTCGCCCACATCCGGCACCACCTTCTTGGCGGCATCGGTCGGTGTGGAGGCCCGCAGGTCGGCGACGAGATCCAGCAGCGGCGAGTCCGGCTCGTGCCCGATCGCGGACACCACCGGCGTACGGCACGCGAAGACGGCACGGACCAGTTGTTCATCCGAGAACGGGAGCAGGTCCTCCACACTGCCACCGCCGCGCGCCACGATGATCACGTCCACCGCGGGGTCCCGGTCCAGCTCCTGAACCGCCTCGATCACCTGGGTGACCGCATGGATCCCCTGCACGGCCACATTGCGCACCTCGAACCGGACCGCGGGCCAGCGCCGCCGGGCGTTCTCCAGGACATCGCGCTCGGCCGCGGACGCCCGCCCGCACACCAACCCCACCCGATGGGGCAGGAACGGCAACGCCTTCTTCCGATCGACGGCGAACAGGCCCTCCCCGCCCAGCGCCCGCTTCAACTGCTCCAACCGGGCGAGCAGCTCACCGATCCCGACAGGTTTGATCTCCACCGCCCGCAATGACAGCTGCCCCCGCGGCGCGTACCACTCGGGTTTCGCGTGCACCACGACCCGCGCCCCCTCGGAGACGACATCGGCCACCGCGTCGAAGACCTGCCGGTAGCAGGTGACGGCCACGGAGATGTCGTACGACGGGTCACGCAGGGTCATGAAGACCACGCCCTGCCCGGGGCGCCGGGAGAGCTGGGTGATCTGGCCCTCGACCCAGATCGCACCCAGCCGGTCGATCCATCCGCCGATGAGCCGGGACACCTCGCCGACGGGGAGGGGGGCGTCGGGAGATGTGTTCAAAGCCATGCGAACGAGCGTATCGGCCGGCTCCGACAACGTCCCCCGCCTCGACCGATCGGGACCGTTGCCCGTGGCCCGCCGAACTTGCGGGGGGAGAGGCCACGCCGACCGGATCGACACCCGTTCGGTGCGGCCCCAGTGCTCGGGCCGGCCGGTTTGGCAGGTGCGTCAGGTGCGTCAGGTGCGTCAGGTGCGTCAGGTGCGTCAGGTGCGTTGGGTTCGAGCCCAGCGCACGGCCAGCACCACCAGCCCCACCGCCAACCATGCCGCGCCCACCACCTGCGCCGATCCCGCCGCCTTGGCCATCACCGCGATCAGGATCGCCGACCCGACCACCGGCACCACTACATGCCGGCCCCAGGCGAATTCTCCCGCCCCACCACCACGCTGCACCACGAACCAGCCCACCACGCTCGCGTGCAGCAACACGAACGCCGTCAGCGCCCCGATATCCACCACCGACACCAGATGGTCGAGGCCGTCGTCCCGACGCGCCGCCCAGACAGCGGCCACCAACGTCACCACGGCCGCCAGCAGCAGCGCGACCCGCGGCACCCCCGACCCCGTACGCGCCAGACCCCG
Coding sequences within:
- the fomD gene encoding cytidylyl-2-hydroxypropylphosphonate hydrolase encodes the protein MTGTERIERWSPGDHILWRYRGHAPDLAGHYGVDICRPVTVVQDTADVLAVWMAPGTECVKPVLVDGTPVHEQPLATRYTAPRTVKRDHWFGTGVLKLARPGEPWSVWLFWEPGWRFKNWYVNLEEPRTRWADGIDSEDHFLDICVYPDRSWRWEDEDEFDQAQRVGLMEAQKAVQVRAAGLAAVEVINAWGAPFSEGWEHWRPDPGWRVPELPADWDRTAARLAF
- a CDS encoding class II fumarate hydratase, whose product is MTDAADHRIERDSMGEVRVPVDAKWRAQTQRALENFPISGQRLERAHIEALARIKAAAAEVNAELGVLDKDIARAIVDAAAEVADGRWDDHFPVDVFQTGSGTSSNMNTNEVLATLAGERLGRPVHPNDHVNASQSSNDVFPSSIHIAATAAVTADLIPALEHLAASLERKSVEFSEVVKSGRTHLMDATPVTLGQEFSGYAAQVRYGVERLVSALPRLAELPLGGTAVGTGINTPPGFSAAVIAEVARSTGLPLTEARDHFEAQGARDALVETSGQLRTIAVSLTKIANDLRWMASGPRTGLAEINLPDLQPGSSIMPGKVNPVIPEAVLMVAAQVIGNDTTVTVAGAAGNFELNVMLPVLARNLLESVRLLANASRLLADRTVDGITANVERAREYAESSPSVVTPLNKYIGYEEAAKVAKKSLAERKTIREVVLESGYVDRGALTLEQLDEALDVLRMTRP
- a CDS encoding fumarate hydratase — encoded protein: MSLVPRPSSPAFAYTDLLPLGEDTTSYRRVTAEGVSTFEADGRTFLKVEPEALRRLAAEAMHDISHYLRPAHLAQLRRIVDDPEASSNDKFVALDLLKNANIAAAGVLPMCQDTGTAIVMGKRGQNVLTEGRDEEALSLGVFDAYTKLNLRYSQMAPLTMWEEKNTGSNLPAQIELYASDGGAYKFLFMAKGGGSANKSFLYQETKAVLNESSMMKFLEEKIRSLGTAACPPYHLAIVVGGTSAEFALKTAKYASAHYLDELPSEGSPTGHGFRDKELEEKVFELTQKIGIGAQFGGKYFCHDVRVVRLPRHGASLPVAIAVSCSADRQAVAKITADGVFLEQLETDPARFLPDTTDDHLADADVVRVDLNRPMDDVLAELTKYPVKTRLSLTGPLVVARDIAHAKIKERLDAGEEMPQYLKDHPVYYAGPAKTPEGYASGSFGPTTAGRMDSYVEQFQAAGGSKVMLAKGNRSRQVTEACGAHGGFYLGSIGGPAARLAQDCIKKVEVVEYEELGMEAVWRIEVEDFPAFIVVDDKGNDFFTEPAPAPTFTSIPVRGPGL
- a CDS encoding DUF1707 SHOCT-like domain-containing protein yields the protein MDLEKHPQKPAVPAERGVAPSAPGAIRASDADRDRIADILRDALAEGRLDAEEHSERIDAVYRAKTVGELQPLVQDLPTTRKGSEAAGYSYGPEDPTGETENLIAVFSSSTRKGRWRVGRRTNAFSLFGSVEIDLTQALFQQRVTVINATSIFGNVEVRVPENITLRGNGSGIFGNFEVRGLEAADPEAPVVVVNGYSVFGNVEAKAKRGRRVSDLQHRLKKFLG
- a CDS encoding WhiB family transcriptional regulator, giving the protein MLQLPYQSLQVAAVPPQRAPAREDQDGPWHAEAVCRRDEAGLFFAPSKEPTAARLSREEAAKRVCGRCPVMVECREHALLQPEPYGVWGGLTAAERRVVLARRRRRDVETKKSQSAA
- the glpX gene encoding class II fructose-bisphosphatase, whose amino-acid sequence is MTEHNLPSQLEVSPEAPDRNLALELVRVTEAAAMAAGRWVGRGDKNGADGAAVKAMRTLVHTVSMNGIVVIGEGEKDEAPMLFNGERIGDGTGAECDIAVDPIDGTTLTARGMPNAIAVLAAADRGAMFDPSAVFYMDKLVTGPEAADFVDINAPVSVNIRRVAKAKRSSPEDVTVVILDRPRHESIVKEIRETGARIKFISDGDVAGAIMAVREGTGVDMLMGVGGTPEGIITACAIKCLGGTIQGKLWPKDEAERQKALDAGHDLDRVLATDDLVRGDNVFFVATGITDGELLRGVRYRAETATTQSLVMRSKSGTIRQIDSTHRLSKLRAYSQIDFDRAQ
- a CDS encoding DUF4245 domain-containing protein, with translation MVCVAGMRGKQTVRDMVLSMVVIGAVVGVTYIFIPRDDTKDPIKRVDYSIELVTAQRAAPYPVVAPQGLPKAWKPTSVTYNRSDSNAWHLGFLDPKREYVAVEQSTAPFKKYVGRVTHHAEDTGRTRQVNGESWQIWEGPKYDALVRAGKGATTVVTGTAPFDRLAEMAAALKVKTPKPVGAA
- a CDS encoding malonic semialdehyde reductase; protein product: MSIVLDPTAQDLLFREARTANTFTDEPVTDEQIQAIYDLVKFGPTAFNQNPLRVVLVRSAEARERLVPHMWEGNQDKTGTAPLVAILAADNEFHEELPSLLPHFPQAKDVFFAERPVREEAASLNAALQAAYFIVGVRAAGLAAGPMTGFDFSSVQKEFLDADHTPLMIVNIGKPGEDAAFPRSPRLAYNDVVTTV
- a CDS encoding exodeoxyribonuclease VII small subunit yields the protein MAAKTDEAALGYEQARDELIEVVRRLEAGGTTLEESLALWERGEELAKVCRRWLEGARARLDAALAGPESDEGDAEND
- the xseA gene encoding exodeoxyribonuclease VII large subunit is translated as MALNTSPDAPLPVGEVSRLIGGWIDRLGAIWVEGQITQLSRRPGQGVVFMTLRDPSYDISVAVTCYRQVFDAVADVVSEGARVVVHAKPEWYAPRGQLSLRAVEIKPVGIGELLARLEQLKRALGGEGLFAVDRKKALPFLPHRVGLVCGRASAAERDVLENARRRWPAVRFEVRNVAVQGIHAVTQVIEAVQELDRDPAVDVIIVARGGGSVEDLLPFSDEQLVRAVFACRTPVVSAIGHEPDSPLLDLVADLRASTPTDAAKKVVPDVGEELERVRQLRDRALRTVRGLLEREERGLAHALGRPAMERPHRMVDEREAEVDALVARSRRVLGHLLDRAESELSHTRARVVSLSPAATLERGYAVLQRADGAVVRAPGEVGGGEELRARVFEGEFAVRVVE